Proteins encoded together in one Melopsittacus undulatus isolate bMelUnd1 unplaced genomic scaffold, bMelUnd1.mat.Z mat_scaffold_175_arrow_ctg1, whole genome shotgun sequence window:
- the LOC117438366 gene encoding microtubule cross-linking factor 1-like, translating to MEALNGPGPGPGDALRPPPSSPGHHHPHAEKKRLHRAPSPARPFLKDLHARAAVAAKPPPAPPKSPGLPSRAPPSPHPGAHPPAAGLLAAPGRLSRRPAATGCKAAAAAVAAAGRAGAKAAPCAKRTARGPEPGPGGRGGGRQPSGEAAPPPGKGRKGKRGAPAGSGHAAAALARVGHTDSSSDLSDCPSEPLSDEQRLAPAASSDAESGTGSSDREPPATQSAAEPTRTGAGRGAPPTTRPSGDPLPVPSGGGRVPGRGEPPPAASEELQREVEELRSENEYLKDELDELRAEMEEMRDSYLEEDVYQLQELRRELDRANKNCRILQYRLRKAEQKSLKVAQTGHVDGELIRSLEQDLKV from the exons ATGGAGGCGCTGAACGGCCCCGGCCCGGGGCCCGGCGACGCGCTGCGGCCGCCGCCGTCTTCGCCCGGCCACCACCACCCGCACGCCGAGAAGAAGCGGCTGCACCGCGCCCCATCGCCAGCCAGACCCTTCCTCAAGGATCTCCACGCCCGAGCCGCCGTTGCCGCCAAGCCACCGCCCGCGCCTCCCAAGTCCCCTGGCCTCCCCAGCCGGGCACCCCCATCGCCGCACCCGGGAGCCCACCCGCCGGCCGCAGGGCTGCTGGCGGCGCCGGGCCGCCTCTCCCGCCGCCCCGCCGCCACGGGGTGCAaggccgccgctgccgccgtCGCGGCCGCGGGCAGGGCGGGTGCCAAGGCCGCCCCTTGCGCCAAGCGGACTGCCCGCGGGCCAGAGCCGGGCCCCGGCGGTCGGGGCGGGGGGCGGCAGCCCAGTGGCGAAGCGGCCCCGCCGCCCGGCAAGGGCAGGAAGGGGAAGCGGGGAGCCCCGGCGGGCAGCGGCCATGCGGCGGCGGCGCTCGCCCGGGTGGGCCACACGGACAGCAGCTCCGATCTCTCCGACTGCCCCTCCGAGCCGCTCTCCGATGAGCAGCGTCTGGCTCCGGCCGCCAGCAGCGACGCCGAGTCCGGCACTGGTTCCAGCGACCGTGAGCCGCCGGCCACTCAGTCAGCCGCCGAGCCGACCCGCACCGGTGCCGGACGCGGAGCCCCGCCGACCACCCGACCCAGCGGGGACCCGCTGCCCGTGCCCTCCGGCGGGGGACGAGTGCCGGGCCGCGGGGAGCCGCCGCCGGCCGCCTCTGAGGAGTTGCAGCGGGAGGTGGAGGAGCTGCGCTCGGAGAACGAGTACCTCAAG GATGAGCTGGATGAACTTCGGgctgaaatggaagaaatgcGTGATAGCTATTTAGAGGAAGATGTTTaccagctgcaggagctccgGCGAGAGCTGGACCGGGCAAACAAGAATTGCCGCATTCTGCAGTATCGtctcaggaaagcagagcagaaaagctTGAAAGTTGCACAAACAGGCCATGTGGATGGAGAGCTCATTAGGAGCCTGGAACAGGATTTAAAGGTG